GCTCTGTCACTGATTATTATGGCGAAATGGGATCATAGCCGGATTCACTCCCGAAGTTGCGGAGAAAGCGTACAATTTAGCGGTAAATAGCTGCCATATGGTTGAAAATTAGCCGTAGCAAACACCTTCACAGTTATCATGAAGGTTCATTTATCGAAATAAGAGTGGCATTAGAGGTTGCGTAAGATGTATAGCGCCAGCGAGGTTTCAAAAACTACAATCAATATTGACCAAAATGCTGGCATAAAATTGGTGTGTTGGTGAATAAAGGATTTGAAGGTTCTCATCGGCCCGCCTTGATCGGCCTTGCCTTAAGTGGCATTAATCAACGCAAATGAGTTACGCTGAAATGATTACGTAGGTGATAATTGTACGCTTCGTATAATTATCAGGCAATCAGGTGGGCTAATTATTCATCGGATAAATTGTGCTTACTTTCCCTGCTACTTTACAGTTTCATCAATCAGAAGCTGCAAAATTTGTTCAACAACATCTTGCGGTGGTTGGGTTGCATCCAGTACATAGTGGGCGACTTCTTGATACAGAGCTTCCCGGCTGGCCAGTACATCCTGCATTTCCTCAACGATCGGTTTACCTGTAAGGCTTGGTCGCTGGGCATCTTCCGGGTCTTCGGCTAATCGTTCAGCCAATACATATGCTGATGCGCACAGGTAGATAACCTGCCCGTGCTTACGCATAAAGGTACGATTCTCAAGAGTGAGTACCGCACCACCACCGGTCGCAACGACAGTTTTAGGCGCAGTGACAGCCTGTAGAGCCATACTTTCTCGTTGGCGGAAACCCTCCCAGCCTTCGCGAGCGACCACTTCAGCAACACTCAACTGCGAGGTTTGCTGCATAAACAGATCTGTATCGATAAAACGGTATCCCAACGCCTGTGCCAACGCTTTCCCTACCGTTGTCTTACCCGCACCACGCGCGCCTACCATGAAGATAGTCTGTGTCATTACTTGAAAGTCCTTTCGCATCAACTTCTGAGGATAAATTCTCGACATCAAAAAAACCGGCCACTATTGTCGACCAGCTAAATAGGATTAACACTCAGCTCTATGCTGTAGATGCGAATCATACCGATAATTAAAGGTAGTGCAAACTTTACAGCAACGTAAAATTAACGATACACCATTAACTCATTCCACTCTACTGCCAATCTCCCAAGATTACCCCTGCTCCGGTGACAATCAATTTATCTGGGTGCAATAAACAAATTAGGTTTGAAAGACACACTGTAACTGCCATCAAGAGAAACTTCCGATGTTAACTTATAGGCCACACCAGTACGGGATCAATTTACTGTCAGAGCTATCGGGATGGGTGACGAAAAGCCGCCCTTTACCGGAGGTAACATTAAACTACTCATAACGTAAACCTGTCAGTACAACCCACTTATCTATCAGTTCAATTGAATCTTGCATAAACCAACCATCACTTTTCAGGTTTTCGCGTTGGTCACGGCCTTTAGCGCTGGCCGTACTGGCTATGACCTCCACCTGCCTACTCAGAACACCGCATCAAAAGAAGAGATGAGCGTGGTAATCATTATTATCGGTATTTTCAATTGAATGGGGGGAAGGCATTCGAATCAGAGAAAGAAACCGCTGAAAGTCAGGCTCAAGCTTATATTTGATCAATACGATTGGTTTTTTTGCCTGATAATCCTCTGGCAAACCAGAGGCTATTGCGCAAGTAATGTTAGGTGACTATCAAGATAGGGCCACTAGCGAGGTTGGCAAATATACACTAAGGCAGGTGGGAAATTACGCACCACGCGTATTTTCTTCCACGTAAAATAACGAGATAGCAACGGCTCAGAAAGGTGACTGTATTGGAATAATACTAACACCCCGTTGTTGGCTCGTAAGCGCTGCTGAGTTTGCTGCAATATTCTGATACTGATCTTGGTTGGGATCGAGAGCAATGGCAGACAACAAAATACCACATCGTAATTCTGATCCAACTGTTCGGCTGAACGATCAGCCACCTGCAAACGCGGGTCTTTAATCTGGTGCAATGCATGGACAAAGTGTGGCTGAATCTCGTAGGCCTGTAAGTGAGAGTTTGCCGACATGTGTGACAAAATACGCTTGGTCAACACGCCATCAGCAGCCCCTAACTCAGCAATATTAAGGTCTTGGGTCCAATCCACCTGATTCAACATTGCCTGACATAGCCAAGGCGAAGAAGGAGCTAACGTACCAACGGTACGTGGTGAGGCAATAAAGCGCTGTAAATAGGAAAACTGACTTTTAAAATTACGCCGGACAGTGTTTAGCATAGCCTCTCCTCGGAAACCCGAATGAACTACAATAACACCTTATATTTATTAAGAACGCATTAAGATTGCTCTAAGAGTTAATTATTTTTAGCAGATAAATTGATCATAACGACGGGTAATAATGAAATGAACTGGCTTAGGTTAACAATGGCTCACTATTGTTAACCTAAGTGTAGCGTCAGATTAAAAAAATATTGCTACATCAATATAGTATCTAAATATTTCACTCGTGCTAACTTAGCGTGAAACATTACTGATAAATCTCGGCGCTGGCGCTGTAATAGCTTGAATCGCCGGGGTTACTCATACCAATGACCCGATAGTGGCTGGCACCATCAGCGCTGGCTTTCGCATTCAGTGCTGACTCTACATCCATGGGTGAACCGCTAACATTAGAAAGAGAAATCACCCCCATACTTTGCAATTTAGTGGCTTGTTCTGAGCTAACTTCTTGCGCGGCCAGAGTGGCGAACGAAGTGGTAGTAATAAGTGCCGCTACGATGACAGGTAATAGTTTCATAATATGCTCCAACTGACGGGTTATATGTAACGTCTATGTGAGATTAATTATGTGCTGACTAACGCAAAGTGACGTAATGCAATGTAAAGAAGCTCAATCATTGTGAGAGTAATAAGGAGAAAATAAAGTAATTTGTGTCATTAGAAAAAGTTATAAATACTTATATGTAGACAGCGATATATTAGTACCGCCGTCTACATTTAGGCTCAATAGATTTCAAAATGCGGGAAACGGCCTGAAAGAGGGCCAGGTTCAGTCACACTTTGCCACAATCATCATAATATCACTGGTAAATGAACCATCAGGTTGGATCTCATAATGCTTAATTACACCATCAGATGCTGATTTTTGTAGCTCACGGATCGCGATAGCAAAATATTGCGGAGTACGCATTCTGGCAATCCAGCTACTGAACTCCAAATACAACCGATCCGTGGTGACTTCATTTATCACTAATCCGGCATCAGTTACTCGCGCCAACCATTCACCAGGAGAGTAATTTCGTACATGTGAGGTATCACGTAACACTTCCACGGTCTGCAAATAAATATCCAGCACAGGATGACCGGGGGAAACCACATCCATAAAGATTACCTTTCCACCGGGGCGTAATACACGTTTAACTTCTCGCAACGCTTGGCCGACATCGTGCCAATGATGAGCAGAATAACGGCTGATAACAATATCAAAACTTTGATCATCAAACGGCAATGACTCTGCTAATCCTTGCTGCACGTCAATGTTAGTCAGCTTTTTATCCATCGCCGCCTGACTGACCACTTGCAGCATTTGTGCTGAAAGATCATAAGAAACCACCGATTTAACGACTGCCGCCGCGGTAAAACTGGCATGTCCGGCACCGCATCCAAGGTCAAGTAAACGGGCATCACTATGAGGTTGCAATAGTGTAGTCAGACGCTGTAAATCTTTGCCTTGAGCATGGACCGCACTGGTCAGATAGGCATTGGCCTGATCGCCAAACTGCCGCTCAACGGCATCTTTATGGCTATTTTGCGTGGTCATTACATCCCCTTTGTGGTTTAACTTTATGATTTACTTTATGTATCTTATTTCCTGCAAAGCGTTAATATGTTTATCTCAAACTAAATCTACTATATACACAAAGTCATTAGAGTTGTAGGCAGGCAGCAAACGCATTCCATAAGATTACGGAATGAGCCTGCGCCGCTAACCTCCTCAGTGCTTCAAATACCAAGGGAATATTATGGTCACACTCAGAGCAATGCATACCGAAGAGCTAAACGACTATCGGAATCTATTTATTACTGAATATGCGCAAGATTTATCAGCTAATAGCGGTTATAGCACCGAGCAAGCATTAGCTCATGCAACGCAAATTTTTGATGGTTACTTACCTGAGGGCGTGAATACTCCCGGCGATCATCTATATTGTATCGAAAATAAGGATAGCGAGAATGATAATAATGCACTGGTGGGCTATTTATGGTTCGGCCAGGCTAGCAATGACAATGCCGCTTTTATTAAAGATTTCTATGTACTGCCGCACCATCAGCGTAAAGGCTATGGTTCCGCGTGTTTACAGGAATTAGAAAAAATACTGGTTGCTCAGGACATATTTGAGATAAAACTGCGGGTCGCTGCGGATAATCCACAAGCTAAAAGATTGTATGAACAAATGGCATTTGTAGTAACAGGATTTAATATGTCCAAATCACTGGCAAGAAAACCATAAGAATAAACAGACGGCTACGGGGCTGAAAGGTAACAAACAAACAGCGCTTGCATTACTGCAAACGAAAAATAGAAGCCTGAACAATCGGACAAACATTTTATCAGGTTGAGGCCTGTAGTGATGATAAAATTGTTGTTCTGATAATTCAGTCTGCTCATGCTGGTAACCAGCGTTAAGGCTTTTTATCCTCGCCCATCTGTTGCAGTTGGTTTTTGTAAGATTTCACTTTCTGGCGCTTCTTCATCCAGATGGAAAACGATACGACAAAAATCCCGCCAGCCAAGGTTAATACACCTAATTCATGCTGATAAAACAGCATCATAACGAAATAGACGGCAGAAATGATTGCCACCCATTTAGCCGAATGACCAATAGAGTTTTTCTCATCAGTCAGACGGCGGATACTCTCTTCTTCGCTAATTCCCATATGCAAACCTCCTTAGTAAGGAGCTTATAATATTGGGGCAGTTGCATGATAATTCAACATATTTTTCAGTTTTTATTTTGTTCAGTCAAGATAGTGCTCGTTGACTATCCCGACTGAATCCATATTCGCTATAAAATAATAATCAGTTCGTATTCACCGCCATCCAGTGCCACTCGCACTCCGTCAGATTGATAGGTGACCATTAAACCATTCAATGTCGCCGAACTGATGCCCTGACAGCGCTGTGCCGGACTTTCAACACGAATAACATACCGCGTGTTGGCCAGACTAACTGTCACCTCAAACCCCGGCCAACTGGCGGGTATGCAAGGATTAATCACCAGTTCCGCGCCTTCACGCCGGATCCCCAAGATACCTTCCATACCCGCACGCTGCATCCAGCCGGCAGAACCGGTATACCACGTCCAGCCGCCGCGCCCAACATGCGGCGCGACCGAATAGACATCGGCGGCTACCACATAGGGTTCAACTTTGTAACGCGCAATTCCCTCAGGGGTTTTGCCATGGTTTATTGGATTAAGCAATGTAAACAGGTCGCGGGCTTTATCCCCTTCCCCCAATTCGGTAAAGGCTAAAATCGCCCACATAGCAGCATGGCTATATTGACCGCCGTTTTCCCGCAAACCTGGAGGATAGCCCTTGATATAACCCGGATCATCTGGCGTTTTGTCAAAAGGTGGTGTGAACAATAATGCCATCCCATCATCGGGGCGAATAAGATGTTGCTCCAGTGACGCCATGGCCTGTACTACTCGTTGCGGATCTGCGGCTCCCGATAGCACCGCCCATGACTGGGCAATCGAGTCAATACGGCACTCCCCGCATACTTTGGAGCCTAGCCAACTGCCATTATCAAAGGTTGCACGGCGATACCAGTCGCCATCCCATGCTTCCCGCTCTAATGCCGCGATTAATCCAGTGAGGTGGCCCTGCCACTGTCTGGCCCGTCGAGGGTCACGCTCGCTGGCCAATGGAATAAACATTTTCAGTGTTGCCACCAATAACCACCCCAACCAGACACTCTCCCCTTTTCCCTCTTCACCAACCCGGTTCATACCGTCATTCCAGTCGCCGGTCCCCATCAGCGGTAAACCAAGCTCTCCAGTCAGTTCAATACATTGCTCCAACCCTTTGGCACAATGGTCAAACAGTGAAGCGCTTTCCTGTGCTACCAGTGGCTGGAAGAAAGCATCGTGTTCACCTGGGCGCAATATCGGCCCTTCGAGGAATGGCACGATTTCATCCAGCACTGCGGTATCGCCGCTTGCAAGGATATAGGTGGCGGTGGCAAAAGAGAGCCAAACCCGGTCATCAGAGATGCGAGTGCGCACCCCCTGCCCAGAGTGAGGCAACCACCAGTGCTGTACATCACCTTCGATAAATTGCCGCCCGGCGGCGCGTAGCAGGTGGTGCCTTGTCGTATCCGGTTGAACAAAGGTCAGCGCCATACCGTCCTGTAATTGATCGCGGAAGCCATAAGCACCACTGGCCTGGTAAAACGCCGACCTGGCCCAAACGCGACATGCCAGCGTTTGATAAAGCAGCCAGCCATTGAGCATGATATCCATCTGCCGATCTGGCGTTTTCACCTGGATCGCCCCCAGCAAGGTACGCCAGTAATCGGTGACGTCAGACAACACCGCATCCAAATTTGCCGCACGGTAGCGTGTAATCAATGTTTGTGCCTCACTCACAGAAGCACACTGACCGATAAACCACACCACCTCTACCTGCTCACCGACTGCCAGTTCAATCGTTTGCTGAAGCGCACTACAGGGATCGAACCCGGCACCGGTTGTACCGGAAAGTGGTATTGTTGCCGTGAGCGCTAGCGGGGCGGTGCTATTCCGGTAATGGCCGAGGAACTCGCTACGGTCGGCAGTCCAGCTATTTTGCTGCCCATTCAAGTCAGCGAAGGAAACTCTGCCAGGGAAGGCGGTACTCCACGGATTTCGTGCCAGCATGGCACCGGTTAGCTCGTCCATCTCGGTAATAATGAATGGCCCAGTCGCGCCACGGGAGGTGGCTAGCACCCATTCAGCATAGGCTGTCACTGAGATACGCCGTGGTTTATTCGACATATTGCGCAGCATCAGGCGGGATATCTTGATAGGGTCGGTCAACGGCACATATTGCACCAGCGCCATGCCAATACCGTTCGCCTGATGCTCAAACCGGCTATAGCCATGACCGTGGCGAGCAATATAAGTGCCACCATCACGGATCGGCTGTGCCGTAGGGCTCCAAAGTAGCCCAGAGTCTTCATCACGCAGATACAGACATTCGCCAGAAGGATCAATAACAGGGTCGTTGAGCCACGGCGTTATCTGGTTTTCTCGGCTATTTTCAGCCCAGGTATAACCGCTACCGGTTGCCGAAACCTGAAAACCGAAGGTCTGATTGGAAATGACATTGATCCAGGGTGCTGGGGTATTTTCCCCATCATTCAGGCAAGTGATATATTCCTGCCCTTGCAGGCCAAACCCACCCAAACCATTAAAGAACTCGAGGTTTTCAGGTAATGGTAACAAGGTTGCCGTTGGCGAATTAGCCGGTTTGGCCAGTGAGAGACTGGCTTTCTTCTCCACTGTTAATAACTTTTTATCCTGCGCTAGCAGGCGTTTATCTGATATGAATAACTTTTTGTCTGAGGCGAACAGTTTTTTATCTGATGGGACAACTTTTTTGTCCAGAGTGAATAACAGGTGGTTGAGCTGATTACCTAATGTGCCATAACGGGCAGATAGCACCACCCGCGCAACCGAGCGTAGCAGTGATCGAGTCTCCACACTCATCAGATCAGCACGTAAGGCATAGGCCGAACCTTGTCGTAGCTGATCACCCAAGTGGGGCCGTGATTGGCTACTACGCACGGCAGTTTCGATGGCGATTTGTAAATCTTGCACATAAGAAGACGCCCGCTCATTGATGATAACCAGATCAACCGCCAAACGTTTCATATGCCAGTATTCATGTGCGCGCAGTAACTGACGCACCTGATCTATGTCTTCGATGTCATCAATGCGCAGCAGAACTATTGGTAAATCACCTGATATTGATTGAGTCCATAAAGTTGATTGGCTCCCAGCACCGCACATGATAGTCGTTGATGGCGAACGGAAGCGGGCATCGGCATACAGAATAGGTGCGGCCAGTTGCTGAAAATCTGCCGCTTCTTCAGCGTTGATTTCCAGATGGCGCAATTGCACCTGTGCCTGGGTCCAGGCCAGTGTTTTAGCGCGGTCATACGCACTGCGGTCACGGTGTTTATCCACCATATCCAGCAAATCTTCTTTCGATGAAGCGATCAGTGTCCAGAAAGAAACGGTGACGGTTTTACCCGCAGGGATCAGTAGGCTCTGGCGCAGTGAGAATATGGGGTCAAGAACCGTTCCCACGGTATTGGATAGGTCTACATCCACCTGCATTGCCTGCGAGGTCGTCACCCGGTTACCGCGACCGATAAACTTGGCACGATCCGATTCATATTGCAGTTCACGCATAGGCAAACCATCGGTAACCAAGAAATGCGCGGCCCAGACTTGCGGTTCTTGTGCGGTTCTTGGCCGCCGCGTTGCAATTAATGCCCCCAATTCCGCCAGATATTCAGTGACCACAAACATTTTGGCAAATGCCGGATGCGCACTGTCTGTTGAGGCCGCAGTGAGTACCACTTCAGCATACGATGTCAGTTCAATCTCCCGCGCACGCCGGCCCGTGTTAAGTAACGAGATCCGTCGTACTTCGCCATCATCTTCGCTGGAAATCAACACATCCATGGTGCTGGTCAGCGTACCGTCGCGGCAGATAAATTCGGCATGATCCTCACCGAAAATCACCTCGCGATGCGCATTATCACTGGCCGCTAATTGCGCCCCGGCAGACCAACTGCGACCACTGCGTAAGTCGCGCAGGAAAATAAAGGAGCCATAATCATCACAAGTAGCATCTTCCCGCCAGCGAGTGACTGCAACATCCAACCACCGGCTGTAACCGGCCCCCGCGCTGGTTAGCATCACGGCATAACGGCCATTGGATAACAGGTGAGTCACTGGTGCACCGGTAACCGGTGAGGACAGGCGACGAACGGTAGGTAATGCACTGTCTGCCAGCGCCGAGAGCAACACTTCCTCGGTGCGAGGATAAGTAATCGCCACATTGCGTGGCATCCGTTCCTGTAACAATAATTCGCAGGCCTGAATCATCGGCTCATGGTGGAAACGGTTGCGCATCCGCCCTTGTAGTAAGGTATTCGCAATGGCAACAATGGTCATCCCCTGATGGTGCGCCATATAGTTGCGTACAATCACCACCTGCTGATTTTCCGGTAAGCGCGAGCGGGTGAAATCCAATGCTTCATAGAAACCATAGCGGCCTAACGCGCCCATCTCCGCCAGTTTTTCATAGTTTTGCAGCGCACCGTGTGGATCAACCATGGCTGCCAGCCCGGTAGCATAAGGCGCGATTACGGTATTTTCTGATAAACCGCGTTTTAACCCCAACCCAGGGACACCGAAGTTAGAATATTGATAAGTAAACTCAATATCACGTGCACTGTACGCTGACTCAGAGATGCCCCAGGGAATATTCAAACTGCGGCCATAGGCCTGTTGCCGTTCAACCACCAGTTGATTAGTTTGTTCCAGCAAACTGCCTGCGGGCGCACGCATCACCAATGATGGCATCAGGTATTCAAACATCGAGCCAGACCATGAAATCAGCGCAGCTCCTTTACCAATGGGGGTTGCCGCTCGTCCCAGACGGAACCAATGGCGGGTAGGTACATCCCCTTTGGCAATAGCAAACAGGCTGGCAAGGCGAGCCTCAGAAGCCAATAAATCGTAGCAACTCGGATCAAGGCTGTTATCCACCAGCGAATAACCAATGGATAACAATTTACGTTCGGGATCGAGTAAGAAGGCAAAATCCATCGTCAGTGCCATATGGCGGGCTTCGGCTGCCAATTTCAGCAACCGATCATTCACCAGCTCTTGCATCTCTTGCGTCAATTGCTGGTCATATTCATGTTCAGCGGCAGCCAGAATCAGTGCTTCAATCCAATAACTTAAGTCAATAAATGCATTATCATCGATAGGACGCGCGACACCATGCACCATCGCGGAGGCTTTTGCCAATAACGACTTCAACGACAGCGGCAACATTTGAGCATCATCCACGCCCTTTAAATCCATACGGATTTGTTCCAACACCGCCCACAACTTACGTTTAAAATCAGCATCACCTGGTGGCAACGCTTTAAAGGAAATTTCAGCCAACAGCAGATTATCCATCAACCCTTTAGCACCGTTAGCTGCTAGCGGCTCTGCCGCCCACTCCTCACAGGTATTGGCCAGCACAATCAAATGCCCGGCCAGGTTACCGCTATCTACGGATGAAACATAAGCCGGTTCCAGCGCCCGTAAATCCTGTGTGCCATACCAGTTAAAGAAATGTCCTCTGAAACGTGCCAGCTTATGAAAGGTTTCAAAGGTTGTTTCCAGTCGAACCAAGGTGCGAAAAGTACCCGCCCAGCCAAAATCACGAGCAGCCACGGTAGAGAGTAAGTACAGGCCCATATTGGTCGGTGAAGTACGGTGCGCTACCACAGGTTTGGGATCTTCCTGAAAGTTATCAGGCGGCAGCATATTTTCATCTGGCGTAACAAAGGTTTCGAAGAAGCGCCAAGTGCGTCGGGCGGTCAGACGCAATTCTGGGATATCTT
The sequence above is drawn from the Yersinia intermedia genome and encodes:
- the aroL gene encoding shikimate kinase AroL; amino-acid sequence: MTQTIFMVGARGAGKTTVGKALAQALGYRFIDTDLFMQQTSQLSVAEVVAREGWEGFRQRESMALQAVTAPKTVVATGGGAVLTLENRTFMRKHGQVIYLCASAYVLAERLAEDPEDAQRPSLTGKPIVEEMQDVLASREALYQEVAHYVLDATQPPQDVVEQILQLLIDETVK
- a CDS encoding class I SAM-dependent methyltransferase; amino-acid sequence: MLNTVRRNFKSQFSYLQRFIASPRTVGTLAPSSPWLCQAMLNQVDWTQDLNIAELGAADGVLTKRILSHMSANSHLQAYEIQPHFVHALHQIKDPRLQVADRSAEQLDQNYDVVFCCLPLLSIPTKISIRILQQTQQRLRANNGVLVLFQYSHLSEPLLSRYFTWKKIRVVRNFPPALVYICQPR
- a CDS encoding YdgH/BhsA/McbA-like domain containing protein, producing MKLLPVIVAALITTTSFATLAAQEVSSEQATKLQSMGVISLSNVSGSPMDVESALNAKASADGASHYRVIGMSNPGDSSYYSASAEIYQ
- a CDS encoding class I SAM-dependent methyltransferase, which produces MTTQNSHKDAVERQFGDQANAYLTSAVHAQGKDLQRLTTLLQPHSDARLLDLGCGAGHASFTAAAVVKSVVSYDLSAQMLQVVSQAAMDKKLTNIDVQQGLAESLPFDDQSFDIVISRYSAHHWHDVGQALREVKRVLRPGGKVIFMDVVSPGHPVLDIYLQTVEVLRDTSHVRNYSPGEWLARVTDAGLVINEVTTDRLYLEFSSWIARMRTPQYFAIAIRELQKSASDGVIKHYEIQPDGSFTSDIMMIVAKCD
- a CDS encoding GNAT family N-acetyltransferase, whose amino-acid sequence is MVTLRAMHTEELNDYRNLFITEYAQDLSANSGYSTEQALAHATQIFDGYLPEGVNTPGDHLYCIENKDSENDNNALVGYLWFGQASNDNAAFIKDFYVLPHHQRKGYGSACLQELEKILVAQDIFEIKLRVAADNPQAKRLYEQMAFVVTGFNMSKSLARKP
- a CDS encoding GH36-type glycosyl hydrolase domain-containing protein, which gives rise to MNLFLKAILGSRTIFGSPIAATPWHDSAPVREELFSVERLEEHAESLAKAQSITTHPPRVSTLHARLDDNANTLLAAYRASAAELENGRAVVPAAEWLLDNYHLVEEQIREIRDDLPPGYYRQLPKLADGPFAGYPRVFGITWAFVAHTDSHLDPEVLCRFIMAYQRVQPLTIGELWAVAITLRIVLIENLRRLADQITQGRKARSDAEALANRLLEAGDSQLALESDMAVRSSEPLSEQFASQLAKRLRDQDPRTTPALGWLEDRLNSQGLSISEVVQRAQLRQGSSNVSVRNVITSMRLISDIDWADLFESVSLVDECLRQGSTFASMDFQTRNLYRSAIEQLCRGSTFTELEIAGLALQVAQSTAETAEPENVERCRDPGYHLIGAGRRELENQLRFSPSIRLWFSRLSVSFGVGGYMGAIFLVTAGLLALALWALSFPGLAVGWLVLFTLIAFIPTTDVATALVNRIITWSFGATILPGLELAGGVPDALRTLVVVPTLLTSKDDLLEQVEQLEVHHLSGASGSLTFALLLDGVDADQQVTPSDGPLLALADAAIARLNQQYGPGPAGPRFLLLYRQRRFNENENCWMGWERKRGKLHELNRLLRGATDTSFIATAAGEPQVPTDVRYVITLDADTRLPRDAALHLIGKMAHPLNQPRFSADKQRITDGYGILQPRVTLALPMGKGGSLYQRVFSGPGGMDPYAAAVSDVYQDMFGEGSYTGKGIYDVDAFEAALAGRVPENALLSHDLFEGIFARAGLASDIEVVEESPARYDVVTKRQHRWTRGDWQLLRWVVKNGKDSKNVPLLGRWKMVDNLRRSLVAPFALMLLGCSWMLPMPAAWVGVLLVIMLVALPSFLPILFSLWPAQNIRLSNHLRSLLDDTKRAGSQTLLSLTFLADHAWQMVDAIGRTLIRLFITHRNLLEWTTAAQSAGKPHSGVAGFYRHMAGGTLWGGLMAITALMVSPAAWPLILPFAILWFFAPVIAWWTSRFYQVAQHKPITAEDIPELRLTARRTWRFFETFVTPDENMLPPDNFQEDPKPVVAHRTSPTNMGLYLLSTVAARDFGWAGTFRTLVRLETTFETFHKLARFRGHFFNWYGTQDLRALEPAYVSSVDSGNLAGHLIVLANTCEEWAAEPLAANGAKGLMDNLLLAEISFKALPPGDADFKRKLWAVLEQIRMDLKGVDDAQMLPLSLKSLLAKASAMVHGVARPIDDNAFIDLSYWIEALILAAAEHEYDQQLTQEMQELVNDRLLKLAAEARHMALTMDFAFLLDPERKLLSIGYSLVDNSLDPSCYDLLASEARLASLFAIAKGDVPTRHWFRLGRAATPIGKGAALISWSGSMFEYLMPSLVMRAPAGSLLEQTNQLVVERQQAYGRSLNIPWGISESAYSARDIEFTYQYSNFGVPGLGLKRGLSENTVIAPYATGLAAMVDPHGALQNYEKLAEMGALGRYGFYEALDFTRSRLPENQQVVIVRNYMAHHQGMTIVAIANTLLQGRMRNRFHHEPMIQACELLLQERMPRNVAITYPRTEEVLLSALADSALPTVRRLSSPVTGAPVTHLLSNGRYAVMLTSAGAGYSRWLDVAVTRWREDATCDDYGSFIFLRDLRSGRSWSAGAQLAASDNAHREVIFGEDHAEFICRDGTLTSTMDVLISSEDDGEVRRISLLNTGRRAREIELTSYAEVVLTAASTDSAHPAFAKMFVVTEYLAELGALIATRRPRTAQEPQVWAAHFLVTDGLPMRELQYESDRAKFIGRGNRVTTSQAMQVDVDLSNTVGTVLDPIFSLRQSLLIPAGKTVTVSFWTLIASSKEDLLDMVDKHRDRSAYDRAKTLAWTQAQVQLRHLEINAEEAADFQQLAAPILYADARFRSPSTTIMCGAGSQSTLWTQSISGDLPIVLLRIDDIEDIDQVRQLLRAHEYWHMKRLAVDLVIINERASSYVQDLQIAIETAVRSSQSRPHLGDQLRQGSAYALRADLMSVETRSLLRSVARVVLSARYGTLGNQLNHLLFTLDKKVVPSDKKLFASDKKLFISDKRLLAQDKKLLTVEKKASLSLAKPANSPTATLLPLPENLEFFNGLGGFGLQGQEYITCLNDGENTPAPWINVISNQTFGFQVSATGSGYTWAENSRENQITPWLNDPVIDPSGECLYLRDEDSGLLWSPTAQPIRDGGTYIARHGHGYSRFEHQANGIGMALVQYVPLTDPIKISRLMLRNMSNKPRRISVTAYAEWVLATSRGATGPFIITEMDELTGAMLARNPWSTAFPGRVSFADLNGQQNSWTADRSEFLGHYRNSTAPLALTATIPLSGTTGAGFDPCSALQQTIELAVGEQVEVVWFIGQCASVSEAQTLITRYRAANLDAVLSDVTDYWRTLLGAIQVKTPDRQMDIMLNGWLLYQTLACRVWARSAFYQASGAYGFRDQLQDGMALTFVQPDTTRHHLLRAAGRQFIEGDVQHWWLPHSGQGVRTRISDDRVWLSFATATYILASGDTAVLDEIVPFLEGPILRPGEHDAFFQPLVAQESASLFDHCAKGLEQCIELTGELGLPLMGTGDWNDGMNRVGEEGKGESVWLGWLLVATLKMFIPLASERDPRRARQWQGHLTGLIAALEREAWDGDWYRRATFDNGSWLGSKVCGECRIDSIAQSWAVLSGAADPQRVVQAMASLEQHLIRPDDGMALLFTPPFDKTPDDPGYIKGYPPGLRENGGQYSHAAMWAILAFTELGEGDKARDLFTLLNPINHGKTPEGIARYKVEPYVVAADVYSVAPHVGRGGWTWYTGSAGWMQRAGMEGILGIRREGAELVINPCIPASWPGFEVTVSLANTRYVIRVESPAQRCQGISSATLNGLMVTYQSDGVRVALDGGEYELIIIL